From one Alicyclobacillus acidocaldarius subsp. acidocaldarius Tc-4-1 genomic stretch:
- the panD gene encoding aspartate 1-decarboxylase, translated as MLRQMCKGKLHRVRVTQADLNYVGSITLDPVLMRAAHIRPYEMVQITNLENGVLWSTYALPGDEGSGVVCLNGPPARHFQPGDRVIVLSLAWVDDAEWETFRASVVLVDDDNHITSIVAVEPAGDWQDHLGG; from the coding sequence GTGCTGCGGCAAATGTGCAAAGGCAAGCTCCATCGCGTTCGCGTCACGCAGGCGGATCTCAACTACGTGGGCAGCATCACGCTGGACCCTGTTCTCATGAGAGCGGCGCACATCCGCCCCTACGAGATGGTGCAGATCACCAACCTGGAAAACGGCGTTCTGTGGTCGACATACGCCCTTCCCGGAGACGAGGGATCCGGCGTCGTTTGCCTGAACGGCCCGCCGGCGCGCCACTTTCAGCCGGGGGATCGCGTCATCGTGCTGTCGCTGGCCTGGGTGGATGACGCAGAGTGGGAGACCTTCAGAGCGTCTGTGGTCCTGGTGGACGATGACAACCACATCACCTCCATCGTGGCCGTCGAGCCTGCGGGCGACTGGCAAGACCATCTCGGCGGATGA
- a CDS encoding Ger(x)C family spore germination protein — protein sequence MLLTSGCGDYQKINDRSQIIGIGVDPVPDKPDMLAFTLQVPNLEIATQQSPGLGTGGRQGGEAVPYKNFYVEATSVQSAISRAQTMYDKAFFLGNLETVVFQTGLSERDLTRVTEQLMRDETIDKLAYVVATRDSARSVLEARTNAPPATTIEAMWYNDMPQRGYTAPEKLWQFWRDAELIGREPHVPLVEATDDSIRIEGTELYFGYQPVGWLTPDDTVFYNFLAGQVRAISISIPDGNRSFDIRIVRSRAHLREVSTPHGMVLSDDIHIRANLNSTETMAQRPLTNREVERYEDIVERYVQDNCVRVLRALQSVQADTLGFGYCYLIHHPERIYEIRDHWGDAFGRARIRVTVTCRISREGNLL from the coding sequence CTGCTTCTCACGAGCGGATGCGGCGATTACCAGAAGATCAACGACCGCTCGCAGATCATCGGCATCGGCGTAGATCCGGTGCCGGACAAGCCGGACATGCTGGCCTTCACGCTTCAGGTTCCCAATTTGGAGATTGCGACGCAACAAAGCCCAGGCCTCGGCACCGGCGGGCGCCAGGGTGGCGAGGCCGTGCCTTATAAGAACTTTTACGTCGAGGCGACCTCGGTGCAGTCCGCCATCTCGCGCGCCCAGACGATGTACGACAAGGCGTTTTTTCTTGGCAACCTGGAGACGGTTGTGTTCCAGACAGGCCTCAGCGAGCGAGACTTGACCCGCGTCACGGAACAACTGATGCGAGACGAGACCATCGACAAGCTCGCGTACGTGGTGGCGACCCGAGATTCCGCGCGATCCGTCTTGGAGGCGAGGACCAACGCGCCTCCGGCGACGACCATTGAAGCCATGTGGTACAACGACATGCCACAACGCGGATACACCGCGCCGGAGAAACTGTGGCAATTTTGGCGAGATGCCGAACTCATTGGCCGGGAGCCGCACGTTCCGCTCGTGGAAGCGACGGATGACAGCATCCGCATCGAAGGCACCGAGCTGTATTTCGGCTATCAACCGGTGGGATGGCTCACGCCAGACGATACGGTGTTTTACAACTTTCTCGCGGGACAGGTTCGCGCCATTTCCATCTCCATCCCCGACGGAAACCGCTCGTTTGACATCCGCATTGTCCGGTCGCGGGCCCATCTGCGCGAAGTCTCGACGCCGCACGGCATGGTCTTGTCCGATGACATCCACATTCGCGCCAATCTGAACTCCACGGAGACCATGGCGCAGCGCCCGCTTACGAATCGGGAGGTGGAACGATACGAAGACATCGTGGAACGGTATGTACAAGACAACTGCGTGCGGGTCCTTCGCGCTCTCCAATCCGTCCAGGCCGACACTCTCGGGTTTGGATACTGTTACCTGATCCATCATCCGGAGCGCATCTACGAGATTCGAGATCATTGGGGAGATGCCTTTGGCCGGGCGCGCATCCGCGTGACCGTCACATGCCGCATTTCGCGCGAGGGCAATCTTCTCTGA
- a CDS encoding heavy-metal-associated domain-containing protein, protein MTLSTLTLRDAMCSLCANKVSVALHAVEGVRHFDVDLADQTAVVTFDDDIVDRDHICRIIGRAHCDDHGPVM, encoded by the coding sequence ATGACGTTGTCCACGCTGACGCTTCGCGACGCCATGTGTTCCCTTTGCGCCAACAAGGTCTCCGTGGCGCTGCACGCTGTAGAGGGCGTGCGCCACTTCGACGTGGATCTGGCCGATCAGACCGCCGTTGTGACGTTTGACGACGATATCGTGGATCGGGATCACATCTGTCGGATCATCGGCCGGGCTCATTGTGACGATCACGGCCCCGTGATGTGA
- a CDS encoding spore germination protein yields MHWFKSFTERFGFTNPVRGRYRPRIPSQRDMPTYTGNLDEALKYFRSTVGQSDDFVVRIFEIGKVSGALLFYTSICDKRAVEDTLRAIHRHRFPRRAPRPLPQYLVERVLTGSETMFMASTFELKEAIAAGKLVLLLDVHPPAIVISAKAVEHRAPDQPILETSTRGSQVAFVENIDINLGMIRQYMSTDTLVIKRWSIGVRSHRVVAMVYVRDIANPILVETVSRRLDAIHTDIINGSAAVEQRIVDHPWSLFSLVRMTSRVDGTCMELNQGKVAIVVDGDPTVLLAPATFQDFFQTVEDYMHTWWEATFMRVLRVIAFVLAVWLPALYIAFVDYSPDLLPKTMALQIAQSRQGVPFPAVMEVIIMQLVVEILREATLRMPRQMGQAISIVGGLVVGEATVQAGIVSNVLLIVVALSAVSVFVTPSYEFTVMSRLGGWVMIIAATLLGFYGVVLATIWTLFEICNLHSFGIPYVDPLGGDHVKDTFLDGLVRLPITVLDRRPEHLHPVDTTGDTDLMVPMPNPQLEKWEPGGKRPQRDMRRQKANWRKRKRLDL; encoded by the coding sequence ATGCACTGGTTCAAGTCGTTTACCGAACGGTTCGGATTCACGAACCCGGTCCGCGGCCGGTATCGTCCGCGCATTCCGAGCCAGCGCGATATGCCGACGTACACTGGCAACCTGGATGAAGCACTGAAATACTTCCGAAGCACGGTGGGACAAAGCGACGACTTCGTTGTGCGGATCTTCGAAATTGGGAAGGTGTCGGGCGCGCTGCTCTTTTACACCAGCATCTGCGACAAGCGCGCAGTGGAGGACACCCTTCGCGCCATTCACCGCCATCGGTTCCCGCGCCGCGCACCGCGCCCACTGCCTCAGTACCTCGTGGAACGCGTGCTGACGGGATCGGAGACCATGTTCATGGCGAGCACCTTCGAGTTGAAGGAGGCCATTGCGGCTGGAAAGCTCGTCCTGCTCCTCGACGTCCACCCTCCCGCCATCGTCATCAGCGCGAAGGCGGTCGAGCACCGCGCGCCGGATCAGCCCATCCTGGAGACGTCGACCCGGGGATCGCAGGTGGCCTTCGTGGAAAACATCGACATCAACCTCGGCATGATCCGCCAGTACATGTCCACGGATACGTTGGTCATCAAGCGCTGGTCCATTGGCGTGCGATCGCATCGGGTCGTAGCCATGGTGTACGTGCGCGACATTGCCAATCCGATTCTGGTGGAGACCGTTTCCAGGCGGCTGGACGCCATCCACACCGACATCATCAACGGCTCCGCGGCGGTGGAACAGCGCATCGTGGATCACCCGTGGTCCTTATTTAGCCTCGTGCGCATGACCTCACGCGTGGATGGGACGTGCATGGAGTTGAACCAGGGCAAGGTCGCCATTGTCGTGGACGGCGATCCGACCGTGCTATTGGCGCCGGCGACGTTCCAGGACTTCTTCCAGACCGTCGAGGACTACATGCACACCTGGTGGGAAGCCACGTTCATGCGGGTTCTCCGCGTGATTGCGTTCGTCCTCGCGGTCTGGCTTCCGGCGCTGTATATCGCGTTCGTCGACTACAGCCCAGACCTTCTGCCGAAGACGATGGCCCTGCAAATCGCCCAGTCGCGGCAAGGCGTACCCTTCCCAGCCGTGATGGAAGTCATCATTATGCAACTCGTCGTCGAAATCCTGCGCGAGGCGACGCTGCGCATGCCCAGGCAAATGGGGCAGGCCATCAGCATCGTTGGCGGTCTGGTCGTGGGCGAAGCCACGGTCCAGGCGGGCATCGTCTCCAATGTGCTCCTCATCGTCGTGGCGTTGTCGGCCGTCTCCGTGTTCGTGACGCCGAGCTACGAGTTCACGGTGATGTCGCGCCTTGGGGGATGGGTGATGATCATCGCGGCGACGCTGCTCGGATTCTACGGCGTCGTGCTTGCCACCATTTGGACGTTGTTCGAGATCTGCAACCTTCATTCCTTTGGTATCCCGTACGTGGACCCGCTGGGGGGCGATCACGTCAAAGACACGTTCCTCGACGGCCTGGTGCGGCTGCCCATCACGGTGCTGGATAGGCGACCGGAACACCTGCATCCGGTCGACACCACCGGCGACACGGACCTGATGGTCCCCATGCCCAATCCGCAGCTGGAGAAGTGGGAACCTGGCGGCAAGCGGCCCCAACGAGACATGCGCCGCCAGAAGGCCAACTGGAGAAAAAGGAAGCGATTGGACCTATGA
- a CDS encoding GerAB/ArcD/ProY family transporter — protein sequence MNAQNERLKNLSAFQAIALFSSSFLPVMFWIYPTVAVHYARLDAQWSLLVTVLIGVFISWVHGRLNDRFPNMTGPDFACLVWGKWMGKVITSLYVPVYLLFLGISLYFTISLMKYFFPLSTRMWLALAMIIVAWRGAWCGVEAMGRASAIVHPLTFAGILASFGAILANADQPLIPISFTSLSQTASGVYHLLPLYLGMDLILIVNPYYRHRRGKNEWYPVIATAIGGVVVMLVFFSIVVNLGFTPTERLAYPVQVVIQLIRLRGFLVERLGIVIIILSVAFTTLFLGNHIWALSTTIARIVGVSDHKFRPFTFFVAPSIYAISQIIATTMQARDIVTVILAPASWVVVVIIPVCTHLLAVLRGIRTDTREEIQPDGRQRRTGRRRVRNSP from the coding sequence GTGAACGCGCAGAACGAGCGCTTAAAAAACCTGTCTGCCTTTCAGGCCATCGCGCTCTTCTCGTCGAGCTTCCTGCCGGTGATGTTTTGGATTTATCCGACCGTCGCCGTGCACTACGCCCGACTGGACGCACAGTGGTCGCTTCTGGTCACGGTGCTCATCGGCGTCTTCATCAGCTGGGTGCACGGGCGACTTAACGACCGGTTCCCCAATATGACGGGGCCTGACTTCGCGTGCTTGGTCTGGGGAAAATGGATGGGCAAGGTCATCACGTCACTCTATGTACCCGTCTACCTACTGTTTCTCGGCATCAGCCTGTACTTCACGATTTCGCTCATGAAGTATTTCTTCCCGCTTAGCACGCGCATGTGGCTCGCCCTCGCCATGATCATCGTCGCGTGGCGGGGGGCCTGGTGCGGAGTCGAGGCCATGGGACGGGCGTCCGCCATCGTCCACCCGCTCACGTTCGCGGGCATCTTGGCTTCGTTCGGCGCCATCCTGGCGAACGCGGATCAGCCCCTCATTCCCATTTCGTTCACCAGCCTGTCGCAGACGGCTTCCGGGGTCTACCACCTGCTCCCCTTGTATCTCGGCATGGACCTCATCCTGATTGTGAATCCGTACTACCGCCACCGCCGCGGCAAGAACGAGTGGTATCCCGTCATCGCCACTGCGATTGGGGGAGTGGTGGTGATGCTTGTGTTTTTTTCCATCGTCGTCAATCTGGGGTTCACCCCGACGGAGCGCCTCGCCTATCCGGTCCAGGTGGTCATTCAGCTCATTCGCCTGCGCGGATTTCTCGTCGAACGCCTTGGCATCGTGATCATCATCCTGTCGGTCGCCTTCACGACGCTCTTTCTCGGCAACCACATCTGGGCGCTCTCCACCACCATCGCTCGGATTGTGGGCGTCTCCGACCACAAATTCCGGCCCTTCACCTTCTTCGTGGCGCCGAGCATCTACGCCATTAGCCAAATCATCGCGACGACGATGCAGGCCCGGGACATTGTCACGGTGATCCTCGCGCCCGCGAGCTGGGTGGTGGTGGTCATCATCCCCGTCTGCACCCATTTGCTCGCCGTTCTGCGTGGAATCCGCACCGACACGCGCGAAGAGATACAACCGGACGGGCGGCAGCGGCGAACCGGGCGCAGGCGCGTGCGCAATTCGCCATGA
- a CDS encoding inorganic phosphate transporter: protein MAVALQVVLLASGCYEAFSAGMHNVANAVGPLVASHVLSVHAGLYWGALFVALGAFALGGRVLETNAKRITDLSVLQGIVVSMTSASLVLAAALGGIPVPQVQATTLAIFGVGQSHMGFDVWRQKVVRTILKTWLVSPLVAMLASYLVIEAVVMGSYAPLVVSAGSVIVAWLYWSMRPQPARCAARAGTSSWMAEALRKGRAADRHDTV from the coding sequence GTGGCAGTGGCTCTACAGGTGGTTCTTCTCGCTTCAGGATGCTATGAGGCATTCTCCGCTGGCATGCACAACGTCGCGAACGCCGTCGGCCCGCTCGTCGCATCGCATGTCCTGAGCGTACACGCAGGTCTGTACTGGGGGGCGCTGTTTGTCGCCCTGGGCGCGTTTGCGCTCGGCGGGCGCGTGCTTGAAACCAACGCCAAGCGGATCACGGACCTATCCGTCCTGCAGGGCATCGTGGTCTCCATGACCAGTGCGAGCCTTGTCCTGGCTGCCGCCCTCGGAGGCATCCCTGTGCCGCAGGTCCAGGCGACGACACTCGCCATCTTCGGCGTCGGTCAATCCCACATGGGATTCGATGTGTGGCGCCAGAAGGTGGTTCGGACCATTCTCAAGACGTGGCTCGTTTCACCGCTCGTCGCGATGCTCGCAAGCTATCTGGTCATTGAGGCGGTGGTGATGGGCTCGTACGCCCCGCTCGTCGTGTCGGCTGGATCCGTGATCGTCGCGTGGCTGTATTGGAGCATGCGGCCGCAGCCGGCGCGCTGTGCGGCACGTGCGGGAACTTCGTCCTGGATGGCAGAGGCACTTCGGAAGGGCCGAGCCGCGGATCGCCACGACACCGTCTAG
- a CDS encoding DUF1284 domain-containing protein, producing MIRLRGHHLLCLLGYRGMGYSQAYVRNMTEIYEALRTDPQTRVCIVAGPDDLCDHFPEDQPYHCQSGSVHRRDAKVLSRLGLRAGQCLPWREIERRVRDRVRPEDIRSLCHTCSWRSLGVCEEGVDLVRRRLPLPPAPPPP from the coding sequence TTGATTCGTTTGCGCGGCCACCACTTGCTTTGTTTGCTGGGTTATCGAGGCATGGGCTACTCGCAGGCCTACGTTCGCAATATGACCGAAATCTATGAAGCGCTCCGCACGGATCCGCAGACGCGCGTGTGCATCGTGGCGGGCCCGGACGACCTCTGCGACCACTTCCCCGAAGACCAGCCTTATCATTGTCAAAGCGGCTCTGTCCATCGCCGAGACGCGAAGGTGCTCTCGCGCCTTGGGCTCCGCGCGGGACAATGCCTGCCGTGGCGCGAGATTGAGCGCCGCGTGCGCGATCGCGTCCGTCCGGAAGACATCCGGTCGCTGTGCCACACGTGCTCGTGGCGCTCGCTCGGCGTCTGCGAGGAAGGCGTGGATTTGGTGCGCAGGCGTCTTCCGCTTCCCCCCGCGCCTCCGCCGCCCTAA
- a CDS encoding PAS domain-containing sensor histidine kinase translates to MEDSRFASLGGRVRAVGEALGGAFREGPDWVSYHALNAECLYVTPSVRPWMSEEDLVGRSFASWPMRDKDRTAWANVWLQVLGGRAAARLVWRHDRAGAARWVESVLLPDEWRGEMVGVMVWHRDVTDRHERESALEASIQRLQLAYGLARSGYWELDVATRRLTWSQEVYDIWETDPEHFAATYDAFLETVVPEDRPLVEQAVSRAMHTHTYELEYRIRTGRGQIRFVRSVGRYHEYAGGRGILFGSVQDVTAQKESELALAASRELLARSDKLAAVGQLAAGIAHEIRNPLTALRGFIDLMYQRARSNNRRYLEIMRGEVSRMEAIVSELLRLARPDRPHFQQLDLVDLVQEVVAFMSAQALLHGVEIQYEPRAASVMVEGDPNQLKQVFINLMRNGIEAMQPGGLLRVLLWEDGGWAHVQISDQGTGMPPEALARIGEPFFTTKEQGTGLGVMVSKRMVADHGGDLLIESEVGRGTTVTVLLPATKDS, encoded by the coding sequence ATGGAAGACAGCCGGTTTGCTTCTTTAGGCGGGCGCGTGCGGGCGGTCGGTGAAGCGCTTGGCGGCGCCTTTCGCGAAGGCCCTGATTGGGTCTCGTATCACGCGTTGAACGCGGAATGTCTGTACGTGACGCCATCCGTTCGCCCGTGGATGAGTGAGGAAGATCTAGTGGGGCGCTCGTTCGCGAGTTGGCCCATGCGCGACAAGGACCGGACTGCGTGGGCGAACGTCTGGCTTCAGGTGTTGGGTGGTCGAGCGGCTGCGAGACTCGTGTGGAGGCACGACAGGGCCGGTGCCGCGCGATGGGTGGAAAGTGTGCTGTTGCCGGACGAATGGCGTGGCGAGATGGTCGGCGTCATGGTCTGGCATCGCGATGTGACGGATCGCCACGAACGCGAATCAGCGCTTGAAGCGTCGATTCAGCGGCTGCAGTTGGCGTACGGGTTGGCGAGATCCGGCTATTGGGAGTTGGACGTGGCGACGCGGCGGCTCACCTGGTCGCAGGAGGTATATGATATCTGGGAGACGGATCCCGAGCACTTTGCGGCCACCTACGACGCGTTTCTGGAGACGGTCGTGCCGGAGGATCGGCCGCTCGTGGAGCAGGCTGTGTCGCGCGCCATGCATACGCACACGTATGAGCTGGAGTACCGCATCCGAACAGGGCGGGGGCAGATTCGCTTTGTGCGATCCGTCGGGCGCTACCACGAGTACGCCGGGGGGCGCGGCATCCTGTTTGGCTCCGTCCAGGATGTGACGGCCCAGAAGGAGTCGGAGCTCGCGCTCGCGGCCTCGCGGGAACTCTTGGCGCGGTCCGACAAGCTCGCGGCCGTGGGGCAGCTCGCGGCCGGCATCGCGCACGAAATCCGCAACCCGCTCACCGCGCTTCGCGGCTTCATCGATCTCATGTACCAGCGGGCGAGATCAAACAATCGGCGATACCTCGAGATCATGCGCGGCGAGGTGTCGAGGATGGAGGCCATCGTGTCGGAACTGCTGCGCTTGGCTCGGCCGGATCGCCCTCATTTTCAGCAACTCGATCTCGTCGATCTTGTGCAAGAAGTCGTGGCCTTCATGAGCGCCCAGGCGCTTTTGCACGGCGTGGAGATTCAATACGAGCCTCGCGCGGCGTCGGTCATGGTGGAGGGCGATCCGAATCAGCTCAAGCAGGTGTTCATCAATCTCATGCGAAACGGGATTGAGGCCATGCAGCCAGGCGGCCTCCTGCGCGTCCTGCTGTGGGAAGACGGCGGCTGGGCTCACGTCCAGATTTCGGATCAGGGCACCGGCATGCCCCCAGAGGCGCTGGCGCGAATCGGCGAGCCGTTTTTTACGACGAAGGAACAAGGCACCGGGCTTGGCGTCATGGTCTCCAAGCGCATGGTGGCCGATCACGGCGGCGATCTCTTGATTGAAAGCGAGGTAGGCCGCGGGACAACGGTGACGGTTCTTCTGCCCGCCACCAAGGACTCATAG
- a CDS encoding SGNH/GDSL hydrolase family protein, with protein sequence MRRRRAIRLDTRRVHAWRRRLGWGASGALLAVGGWCVGWLQSRDTSVLAADSAASLSPRLTTEKVMVVGGSMAHGWKDPHDDSYLRRAFAALSASTDTTYVYDDRTVVGGSPVTLDRDGKYLAWLEEDRPQVVVLSWGLLNDIYDKTPLTSFRQAIADEIEEALAQHAVVLVVTSPVTKATATYNHAEDEAYMQVESDVVASFDNPNVYYLDLNRDMTLYMEAHDQTWKIYYGDAWHPNEAGHVLAGRLLFDELVSTFGMGPIAWQPTGSPSPGNTTGNTAGNTAG encoded by the coding sequence ATGAGGCGAAGGCGGGCAATCCGGCTGGATACGAGGCGCGTTCACGCGTGGCGCCGACGGCTCGGATGGGGCGCTTCGGGCGCGCTGTTGGCCGTGGGCGGGTGGTGTGTGGGTTGGCTGCAGAGCCGGGACACAAGCGTGCTCGCGGCCGACAGCGCTGCCTCCCTGTCTCCGCGCTTGACGACGGAGAAGGTGATGGTCGTCGGCGGATCCATGGCGCACGGGTGGAAGGATCCTCACGACGATAGCTACCTCCGCCGGGCCTTCGCCGCGCTGTCGGCCTCGACGGACACTACGTACGTATATGACGACCGAACGGTGGTCGGTGGCTCGCCGGTGACCCTTGACCGGGACGGCAAGTACCTGGCGTGGCTCGAGGAAGACCGACCCCAGGTGGTCGTTCTCTCGTGGGGGCTTCTCAACGATATCTACGACAAGACGCCGTTGACATCGTTTCGTCAAGCCATCGCGGATGAAATTGAGGAAGCGCTTGCCCAGCACGCGGTAGTACTCGTGGTCACGTCGCCGGTGACGAAGGCGACGGCGACCTACAATCACGCCGAAGACGAGGCGTACATGCAGGTGGAGAGCGATGTCGTCGCCTCGTTTGACAACCCGAATGTCTACTATCTGGACTTGAACCGCGACATGACGCTGTACATGGAGGCTCATGATCAGACGTGGAAAATCTACTATGGGGACGCCTGGCATCCCAATGAGGCCGGGCACGTGCTCGCGGGGCGACTATTGTTCGACGAACTCGTGTCCACGTTCGGCATGGGCCCCATCGCGTGGCAGCCGACGGGATCGCCCAGCCCGGGGAACACGACGGGGAACACGGCGGGGAACACGGCGGGGTAG
- a CDS encoding IS1380 family transposase, whose translation MNHLRFIIEESDEVIVTHSGMTLVGVLLDKTRIGERLNQTRLPGMGKPDISNRDVAYSYIGLLCQGKTDFDHIEAFRDDEFFMIALQVDNVPSSPTLRQRLDMVAGKSGWESILREESARLLRALDVTLHPIELGVPAERRTYIPLDIDVSPFDNSGTKKEGVSRTYKGHDGYAPIFAYLGQEGYVVNVQLREGSTHVQKGTSTFLRESIQYARQVTDLPLLVRLDAGNDSAENIAVCRSQDSRAEFIIKRNLRKESPEAWLVIAQRHGTCHEPRPGKKVYHGSLMCPVKGVSEPVRMVFEVIERTMTADGQILLVPDIEVSAYWTSLPDDPAVIIRLYHDHAVMEQFHSEIKTDLDAERLPSGKFATNNLVLHFVCVAYNLLRVIGQESLKRNDAPLRKKAERRRIRTVIQNLMTLAAKMVRHARQTKLKLGYGNRWLPAFRRLYLAFA comes from the coding sequence GTGAACCACTTGCGTTTCATCATTGAAGAATCCGATGAAGTCATCGTCACGCATTCGGGAATGACCCTTGTCGGCGTGTTGCTTGATAAAACCAGAATCGGCGAGCGGTTGAATCAGACCCGCCTGCCTGGTATGGGCAAACCGGATATTTCAAACCGGGACGTGGCATACTCATACATCGGGCTGCTTTGCCAAGGCAAGACCGACTTCGACCACATCGAAGCGTTTCGAGATGACGAGTTTTTCATGATCGCACTGCAAGTAGACAACGTGCCTTCGAGCCCGACGCTGCGCCAGCGTTTGGACATGGTTGCCGGAAAATCCGGCTGGGAGTCCATTCTCCGGGAAGAGTCCGCAAGGCTCCTGAGAGCCCTCGATGTAACTCTGCATCCGATTGAACTGGGCGTGCCTGCAGAGCGTCGAACTTACATCCCGCTGGATATCGACGTCAGTCCCTTTGATAATTCCGGCACGAAGAAGGAAGGCGTGTCCCGTACATACAAGGGGCACGACGGATATGCTCCCATCTTTGCTTACCTTGGCCAAGAGGGCTACGTGGTCAATGTCCAGTTGCGTGAAGGCAGTACCCACGTACAAAAGGGCACGTCGACTTTCCTGCGGGAGAGTATTCAGTATGCAAGGCAGGTGACGGACCTCCCGCTTCTGGTTCGTCTGGATGCCGGCAATGACAGTGCAGAAAACATCGCCGTGTGTCGCTCCCAGGACAGCAGGGCCGAGTTCATCATCAAGCGCAACTTGCGAAAGGAGAGCCCCGAGGCCTGGCTTGTGATTGCCCAGCGACACGGGACATGTCATGAACCTCGTCCCGGCAAGAAGGTATATCATGGTTCGCTGATGTGTCCCGTCAAGGGTGTATCCGAACCAGTTCGCATGGTGTTCGAAGTTATCGAACGGACCATGACGGCCGACGGCCAAATCTTATTGGTACCGGACATTGAGGTCAGCGCCTACTGGACCTCACTGCCGGATGACCCGGCTGTGATCATTCGCCTGTATCACGACCACGCCGTGATGGAACAGTTCCACAGCGAAATCAAGACGGATCTGGACGCCGAGCGGCTGCCCTCGGGTAAATTCGCCACGAACAACTTGGTATTGCACTTTGTATGCGTGGCGTACAATCTGCTGCGAGTGATCGGCCAGGAGAGTCTGAAGCGAAATGATGCGCCGCTACGAAAAAAGGCAGAACGTCGCCGGATCCGGACTGTGATTCAGAACCTGATGACACTGGCTGCGAAGATGGTGCGACACGCCAGACAGACCAAGCTGAAATTGGGGTACGGGAATCGATGGCTCCCGGCATTTCGGCGATTGTACTTGGCCTTTGCGTAA
- a CDS encoding inorganic phosphate transporter, translating to MVLAAWLVAMFFAANIGASGTAASMGAAYGAGAIRRKWMALFLVSVFAFLGATLGGGRVVSTISNGIVPSQLVTVEITLIVLAAACTTLFISNVVGVPLSTSEVTVGAVVGAGLAVGHVHAGRLAFIVSMWLVVPFCRWSFRICSVSSRAGSIRGSRGAGARWQWLYRWFFSLQDAMRHSPLACTTSRTPSARSSHRMS from the coding sequence ATGGTTTTAGCGGCGTGGCTCGTCGCCATGTTTTTCGCAGCCAATATCGGGGCGAGCGGTACGGCGGCCTCCATGGGCGCCGCGTACGGCGCCGGGGCAATCCGACGAAAGTGGATGGCGCTCTTTCTCGTCTCCGTGTTCGCGTTCCTCGGCGCGACCCTGGGAGGCGGCAGGGTCGTTTCCACCATCTCGAACGGGATTGTTCCGTCGCAGCTCGTGACGGTCGAAATCACGCTGATTGTGCTGGCCGCCGCATGCACCACGCTGTTTATCTCGAACGTCGTCGGCGTGCCTTTATCGACGAGCGAGGTGACGGTGGGAGCCGTGGTGGGGGCGGGACTCGCGGTCGGGCACGTGCACGCGGGTCGACTCGCGTTCATCGTGTCCATGTGGCTCGTGGTCCCGTTTTGTCGATGGTCCTTTCGTATCTGCTCGGTCTCATCGCGCGCAGGCTCGATCCGTGGATCGCGAGGCGCGGGCGCGCGGTGGCAGTGGCTCTACAGGTGGTTCTTCTCGCTTCAGGATGCTATGAGGCATTCTCCGCTGGCATGCACAACGTCGCGAACGCCGTCGGCCCGCTCGTCGCATCGCATGTCCTGA